A window of the Yersinia rochesterensis genome harbors these coding sequences:
- the atpB gene encoding F0F1 ATP synthase subunit A, translating to MSASGEISTPRDYIGHHLNNLQLDLRTFELVNPHSPGPATFWTLNIDSLFFSVVLGLAFLFVFRKVAAGATSGVPGKLQTAVELIIGFVDNSVRDMYHGKSKVIAPLALTVFVWVLLMNMMDLLPIDLLPYIGEHVFGLPALRVVPTADVSITLSMALGVFILILFYSIKMKGVGGFVKELTMQPFNHPIFIPVNLILEGVSLLSKPVSLGLRLFGNMYAGELIFILIAGLLPWWSQWMLSLPWAIFHILIITLQAFIFMVLTIVYLSMASEEH from the coding sequence ATGTCTGCATCAGGAGAAATCTCTACTCCAAGGGACTACATAGGGCACCACCTGAACAACCTTCAGTTGGACCTGCGTACCTTTGAGTTGGTCAATCCCCACTCACCGGGCCCTGCAACGTTCTGGACGTTGAACATTGACTCTTTGTTCTTCTCTGTCGTGCTGGGGTTAGCTTTTCTGTTTGTGTTCCGCAAAGTTGCGGCAGGTGCCACCAGTGGCGTGCCTGGCAAATTGCAGACGGCTGTTGAGTTAATTATCGGTTTTGTCGATAACAGCGTACGGGATATGTACCACGGCAAAAGTAAAGTCATCGCGCCATTAGCCCTAACTGTGTTTGTTTGGGTTTTATTGATGAACATGATGGACTTGCTGCCAATCGATTTACTGCCTTACATCGGTGAACATGTCTTTGGGTTACCAGCGCTGCGCGTGGTACCGACTGCTGACGTAAGTATTACCTTGTCCATGGCATTGGGTGTTTTCATCCTGATCCTGTTCTATAGCATTAAAATGAAAGGTGTAGGCGGCTTCGTAAAAGAATTAACGATGCAGCCGTTCAATCACCCGATATTCATTCCAGTGAACTTAATTCTGGAAGGTGTCAGCCTGCTGTCCAAACCGGTTTCACTCGGTCTGCGACTGTTCGGCAACATGTATGCGGGTGAGTTGATCTTCATCCTGATTGCTGGCCTGTTGCCGTGGTGGTCACAGTGGATGCTCAGTTTACCTTGGGCTATCTTCCACATACTGATTATTACGTTACAAGCCTTTATCTTCATGGTTCTGACGATTGTCTATCTGTCGATGGCGTCCGAAGAGCACTGA
- the atpI gene encoding F0F1 ATP synthase subunit I — protein MPVSLYSGKIARKLLLLQLMTFVVLSAVFGFKSLEWSASALAGGLAAWLPSAIFMLFACRHQVKTAAPGRVAWSFAIGEGLKVIMTIILLIVALGLFKAAFAPLGLTYLAVLIVQILAPAVISGYRT, from the coding sequence ATGCCTGTATCCCTTTACAGTGGGAAAATTGCACGAAAGTTGCTGTTGTTGCAGTTAATGACTTTTGTTGTTCTCAGTGCTGTTTTTGGTTTTAAAAGCCTGGAATGGAGTGCTTCTGCTCTGGCAGGAGGATTGGCAGCCTGGTTGCCCAGTGCCATTTTTATGTTGTTTGCTTGCCGCCATCAAGTAAAAACAGCTGCTCCAGGTCGTGTTGCGTGGTCGTTTGCCATTGGCGAAGGGTTAAAAGTTATCATGACGATAATTTTGCTGATTGTGGCATTAGGGCTGTTTAAAGCAGCATTTGCACCACTCGGTTTAACCTATTTAGCGGTGCTGATTGTGCAGATATTGGCACCGGCCGTGATAAGCGGCTACCGTACTTAA